CCACCGGCGCAATGCAAAAAACCCTTGTCACCATTTTCCTTCTTATGCTCGCTCTCGTGAACGACGATCTCGCGCAGGATCGCACTCAGGCCCGATCCATGGTTGTCACGAAGTACGGCATCGTCGCGGCAGAGAGCCCCCTCGCGGCACAGGTCGGTGCGACAATGCTGGCCGATGGCGGGAACGCCGTCGATGCGGCCATTGCCACAAACGCCATGATGGGACTTGTGGCTCCGATGAGTAACGGTATCGGCGGCGACCTGTTCGCAATCGTCTATGATGCGAAATCGGACAAGCTGTACGGCCTCAATGCAAGCGGCTGGGCCCCTGCAGGACTTACGATCGAGTTCCTGCGCAGCAAGGGGATGACCACTATGCCCTACCGGGGGATTCATTCCATGACTGTCCCCGGAGCGGTCGATGGCTGGACGAAACTGCAAGAGCGGTTTGGAAAACTGCCGCTCCGGAAACTCCTTGCCCCCACGATTCAGTATGCGGAAGAGGGATTTCCGGTAGCGGAGCAGGTCTCTGCTTTGTGGGCAGGTGAAGAACAGCTGTTGAAAGGTGAACCGGCTGCGGCGCAGACCTTTTTGATCGATGGGCATACCCCGAAGCTCGGCGAAGTATTTCGCAACCCGGAACTGGCCCGAAGCCTCAAGGCGGTGGCTGCACAGGGACGTGACGCGTTCTACAAAGGGGATGTCGCAAATCTCATCCTCGCATGCTCACAGCAGCACGGAGGAACACTTGCGGCTGCTGATCTTGCGATGTATTCCAGCGAATGGGTCGAACCCATTTCCACGACATACCGCGGCTGGTCTGTCTACGAATTGCCTCCGAGCGGCCAGGGAATTGCCGCGCTGATGATGTTGAATATGCTGGAGAACTTCCCTCTCACCAGCTTCAAACACAACTCTGCTGCTGCGCTGCATGCTATGATAGAAGCGAAGAAGCTGGCGTATGCTGACAT
The genomic region above belongs to Ignavibacteriales bacterium and contains:
- the ggt gene encoding gamma-glutamyltransferase: MTDLPSGLYAPKGPTGAMQKTLVTIFLLMLALVNDDLAQDRTQARSMVVTKYGIVAAESPLAAQVGATMLADGGNAVDAAIATNAMMGLVAPMSNGIGGDLFAIVYDAKSDKLYGLNASGWAPAGLTIEFLRSKGMTTMPYRGIHSMTVPGAVDGWTKLQERFGKLPLRKLLAPTIQYAEEGFPVAEQVSALWAGEEQLLKGEPAAAQTFLIDGHTPKLGEVFRNPELARSLKAVAAQGRDAFYKGDVANLILACSQQHGGTLAAADLAMYSSEWVEPISTTYRGWSVYELPPSGQGIAALMMLNMLENFPLTSFKHNSAAALHAMIEAKKLAYADMLRYVADQRFAKTPVQGMLDKKYALDRSRLIDTTKAHCNVEAGKPPAPGDDTIYLSVVDKDGNMVSLIQSNYENFGSGVVPEGAGFALQNRGALFTLDAQHPNALAGHKRPLHTIIPAFMTKGDVKIAFGIMGGWNQAQAHVQFVANVVDFGMNIQSALEAARFRKTTFDGCDLQIESRVPPSVRAQLESMGHKLELRGDFSPVMGGGQAVMRNFTTGVNFGGSDPRKDGAAIPEPAKKQF